One genomic region from Prunus persica cultivar Lovell chromosome G3, Prunus_persica_NCBIv2, whole genome shotgun sequence encodes:
- the LOC18780134 gene encoding anaphase-promoting complex subunit 13 yields the protein MAELNPGILIDIVDEEWMRSTLPDDELPLPPVLVVRTDDTEDSNQETQRVAADGWHDLALGSQ from the exons ATGGCTGAGTTAAACCCGGGTATACTCATAGATATTGTGGATGAAGAATGGATGAGAAGCACTCTTCCTGATGATG aACTTCCCCTTCCGCCAGTGCTTGTTGTACGGACTGATGACACCGAGGATTCAA ATCAGGAGACTCAACGAGTTGCTGCAGATGGTTGGCATGACCTTGCTTTAGGTTCTcagtga
- the LOC18780318 gene encoding senescence-specific cysteine protease SAG39 translates to MESINLQLCKFCTCLALIIMLGAWSSEATSRSLQDASMYGRHEQWMTRYGRVYTDNEEKEKRFKIFKENVAYIESSNADTSKPYKLRVNQFTDLTNEEFIASRNRFKGHECSTKTTSFKYENVTTSVPATMDWRKKGAVTPIKDQGQCGCCWAFSAVAATEGITQLTTGKLVSLSEQELVDCDTKGVDQGCEGGLMDDAFQFIQQNHGLSTEANYPYNGVDGTCNTKKEANIAAKITGHEDVPANDEKALLNAVAHQPVSVAIDASGSDFQFYSSGVFTGTCGTSLDHGVTAVGYGVSDDGTKYWLVKNSWGTEWGEEGYIRMQRDVDAKEGLCGIAMEASYPTA, encoded by the exons ATGGAGTCCATTAACCTGCAGCTGTGCAAATTCTGTACTTGTCTGGCGTTAATCATCATGTTGGGTGCATGGTCTTCTGAAGCCACTTCTCGTAGTCTTCAAGATGCATCCATGTATGGGAGACACGAACAGTGGATGACTCGTTATGGGCGTGTATATACCGAcaatgaagagaaagaaaaacgtTTCAAGATATTTAAGGAAAATGTTGCATATATAGAATCTTCCAACGCCGATACAAGCAAACCTTACAAATTAAGAGTCAATCAATTTACAGACCTTACAAATGAAGAATTCATAGCCTCAAGAAATAGATTCAAGGGGCATGAATGTTCCACAAAAACGACTTCCTTCAAGTATGAAAATGTTACGACATCGGTGCCAGCTACGATGGATTGGAGAAAGAAAGGAGCTGTAACACCCATCAAGGACCAAGGCCAATGTG GATGTTGTTGGGCATTTTCAGCAGTGGCAGCTACAGAAGGAATTACTCAACTTACAACTGGTAAACTGGTCTCTTTGTCTGAGCAAGAGCTTGTTGATTGCGACACCAAAGGTGTAGACCAAGGTTGTGAGGGTGGTTTAATGGATGATGCCTTTCAGTTCATCCAACAAAATCATGGGCTTAGCACAGAAGCTAACTACCCCTACAACGGTGTTGATGGTACATGCAACACCAAGAAGGAAGCTAACATTGCAGCCAAGATAACTGGCCACGAAGATGTTCCCGCAAACGACGAAAAGGCCCTTCTTAACGCGGTCGCTCATCAACCTGTTTCTGTTGCCATTGACGCTAGTGGTTCTGACTTCCAATTCTATTCAAGTGGTGTCTTTACAGGAACTTGCGGAACGAGCCTAGACCATGGTGTTACGGCTGTTGGTTATGGAGTCAGTGATGATGGGACTAAGTATTGGTTGGTGAAAAACTCATGGGGCACGGAATGGGGTGAAGAAGGATACATAAGAATGCAAAGAGATGTTGATGCTAAGGAAGGCCTATGTGGCATTGCTATGGAAGCCTCTTACCCCACTGCATAG